In Podospora pseudopauciseta strain CBS 411.78 chromosome 3, whole genome shotgun sequence, one genomic interval encodes:
- a CDS encoding hypothetical protein (EggNog:ENOG503PAGZ) yields the protein MKPSRFPFALLPLAAAARGGSFRGLSHIATEIFSFPPTNPIFIENLFVLPDARLLLTSFVHFGPDTNSPLHILNPVTSSVSVVTTLPNSTSQTGIAKLSGANRYAVTAGILGDNFEFLNNTVNVYVVSLGWDASSATVVDTIPVPGVISANGLVAVGNVVLSADSRGGRILRVDTVTRTSSVAFADPLLFGDPANVSGSLGITGVNGLFLKRHGGQRWVYFTNSARGVYGRFKVNSLGHKVGRVEVLMTATSDDPVGFTNSLDDLVVDGDTDGYIAWQDRSLLKVKRYNNGTTAQTVVLGPGGVATGNTGITLKTPTSVALGLDGGHIYVGTGGAVAGNLTGGQVVKVTI from the coding sequence atGAAACCGTCACGATTTCccttcgccctcctcccccttgccgccgccgccagggGAGGAAGTTTCCGTGGCCTCTCCCACATCGCCACAGAAATCTTCTctttcccccccaccaacccgaTCTTCATCGAGaacctcttcgtcctccccgacgcccgcctcctcctcacctcctttGTCCACTTCGGCCCAGATACCAACTCACCGCTCCACATCCTCAACCCTgtcacctcctccgtctcggTGGtgaccaccctccccaactccaCCTCCCAGACCGGCATCGCCAAGTTATCCGGCGCAAACCGCTACGCCGTCACCGCTGGAATCCTCGGGGACAACTTTGAGTTTTTGAACAACACGGTCAACGTGTACGTCGTGTCGCTGGGGTGGGACGCGTCGAGCGCGACGGTGGTGGATACAATCCCCGTTCCCGGGGTCATTAGTGCGAACGGGCTCGTGGCGGTGGGGAATGTCGTTCTCAGCGCCGACTCCCGGGGCGGGAGGATCTTGAGGGTCGACACCGTCACCCGGACGAGCAGCGTCGCTTTTGCGGACCCGTTGCTGTTTGGGGACCCGGCAAACGTGAGCGGGTCTCTGGGGATCACGGGGGTGAACGGGCTGTTTCTCAAGCGGCACGGCGGGCAGAGATGGGTGTATTTCACCAATAGTGCGAGGGGGGTTTACGGACGGTTCAAGGTTAACAGTTTGGGGCATAAAGtcgggagggtggaggtgttgatgACGGCGACGAGCGATGATCCTGTTGGGTTTACGAACTCGCTGGATgacttggtggtggatggggataCGGATGGTTATATTGCCTGGCAGGATCGGTCGTTGCTCAAGGTGAAGCGATACAACAACGGGACCACTGCGCAGACGGTTGTTCTCGGGCCTGGGGGTGTTGCAACTGGAAATACGGGCATCACATTGAAGACGCCCACGTCCGTTGCTCTGGGCCTTGACGGGGGTCACATTTATGTTGGAACAGGAGGTGCTGTAGCCGGAAATCTGACCGGAGGACAGGTGGTCAAGGTTACGATCTAA
- a CDS encoding hypothetical protein (COG:Q; EggNog:ENOG503NUFV), whose protein sequence is MAGEERCTFDYLKMLSTFFITVALGLGITYLILNYPRLKQNYHLSRHRSSLPPSPPTLKTGISKPWLWFRELHQQYGDVVYLQLGPTPTILLGSAQAAWDLLERKGSIYSSRPRFIMGQELLSNNLRGLMAGYNDFWRRWRKLLHSGFMARQSEKYRWIQSLESKVLMKELLDKPEGFREWMERYAASVVVMVTYGRRVTDVRKDEVVEMNRLAMERLTLVNIPGKYAVERYPALKYVPAILAPWKRMVLEQREKDVQMYTSLMNDVKSRMAEGRLPDCFAKHLLDEQKGLGMTDLEVAYTAGTPFGAGVETSAGSLASFMLACVKFGHSFIPKAQAELDDVVGRDRMPTFDDLPNLPYINAIVSETLRWRPIAVLGGTPHATTADDWYKGMYIPKGSTIIAPLWSIHLNEKDFPDPHTFLPERFLDKERIAAYPGTTGHSAFGWGRRICPGMHLGQASVSINIARILWGFDVKPANDEKTGKEIDVDIFAFSDGFNSSPLPFPCEIRPRSSKHVEGIEREYREARSKLEMYEV, encoded by the exons atGGCTGGTGAGGAGAGATGTACCTTTGACTATCTCAAGATGCTATCAACATTCTTCATTACAGTAGCCCTGGGGTTAGGAATCACATATCTCATCCTCAACTATCCACGT TTGAAACAAAACTATCACCTCTCCCGCCACCGCTCCTCActccctccttcaccaccaaccctcaaAACAGGCATCTCCAAACCCTGGCTCTGGTTCCGAGAACTCCACCAACAATACGGCGACGTAGTCTACCTCCAACTCGGCCCCACGCCCACCATCCTTCTAGGTTCAGCTCAAGCAGCATGGGACCTCCTCGAGCGCAAAGGGAGCATCTACTCCAGCCGCCCACGGTTCATCATGGGCCAGGAGCTGCTCTCCAACAACTTGCGAGGGCTGATGGCTGGGTACAATGATTTctggagaagatggaggaagcTGCTTCATAGCGGGTTCATGGCGAGACAGTCAGAAAAGTACAGGTGGATTCAGAGCCTGGAGAGCAAAGTTTTGATGAAAGAGCTGCTCGACAAACCTGAAGGATTTAGGGAGTGGATGGAGCGGTATGCGGCCAGTGTGGTTGTCATGGTGACGTacgggaggagggtgacggaCGTGAGGAAGGACGAGGTGGTTGAGATGAACAGGTTGgcgatggagaggttgactTTGGTGAA TATTCCAGGTAAATATGCAGTCGAGCGTTATCCTGCTCTGAAGTACGTCCCCGCCATTCTTGCCCCTTGGAAGAGAATGGTGTTGGAACAAAGGGAAAAGGACGTTCAGATGTACACCTCGTTGATGAACGATGTCAAGTCTCGAATGGCCGAGGGAAGATTGCCGGACTGTTTCGCCAAGCACTTATTGGATGAACAAAAAGGACTGGGAATGACCGACCTGGAGGTGGCGTATACGGCAGGAACACCTTTTGGAGCTGGCGTGGAGACG tCCGCAGGATCCTTGGCGTCGTTCATGCTTGCTTGTGTCAAATTCGGGCATTCGTTCATCCCAAAAGCCCAAGCTGAGctcgatgatgttgttggccgAGACAGAATGCCCACGTTTGACGACCTGCCGAATCTCCCCTATATCAACGCCATCGTTTCCGAAACCCTCCGCTGGAGACCCATCGCTGTTTTGGGTGGCACCCCACACGCCACCACGGCAGATGACTGGTACAAGGGGATGTACATCCCAAAGGGGAGCACCATCATCGCGCCTTTGTGGAGTA TCCACCTCAATGAAAAGGACTTCCCTGATCCCCACACTTTTCTCCCAGAGCGTTTCTTGGACAAGGAGAGGATAGCAGCCTACCCCGGCACAACCGGCCACAGCGCGTTTGGGTGGGGTAGGAGAATTTGTCCGGGGATGCACCTCGGCCAGGCGTCCGTCAGTATCAACATTGCAAGGATACTGTGGGGATTTGATGTGAAGCCTGCGAATGATGAAAAGACCGGCAAAGAGATCGACGTTGACAT ATTTGCCTTTTCGGACGGGTTCAACTCTAGCCCGTTGCCGTTTCCCTGCGAGATCAGGCCCCGGTCGAGCAAGCATGTTGAGGGTATTGAGCGGGAGTATAGGGAGGCTCGTTCCAAGCTCGAGATGTATGAAGTGTGA